Within Dreissena polymorpha isolate Duluth1 chromosome 13, UMN_Dpol_1.0, whole genome shotgun sequence, the genomic segment ATTGACCGCATAGAACGACTGATCGGACATGGACTTGAGAGACCAACTGGACGGAATCAACCCTTGACACCGAGGCAGCAAATATTGATAACACTGAGATTTTTTGCTTCTGGAAATTTTTTGCAATTAATAGGGGATACTTTTGGGGTGGACATTGCCACGGTTTCAAGGGTAGTGACCAGAGTAACTGACGAACTGTGTGACCTGAAAGACCAAACAATTAAATTCCCGACGACGGACAGACATAAATCAATTATTAAACAGAATTTTTTCAAAATCGATGGATTTCCGTCTGTAATTGCGGCGATCGACGGAACGCACGTTCGCATCATTGCTCCCCATGAACACGAGGAGCAATATGTGAACAGAAAGCACTATCACAGTGTCAATGTACAGGCAACGTGCGACCATCGAGGTATTTATCAATTTGTAcacaaaaattcaaaacataattttagttcTTACCTTCAAGTTTGAGTAGCTCTATCCCTTCATTTTATAAatccatgtatttatatttatatgcatcCTGCTGTTTTACACACCAGATCAAAGATTCCGTAACACTTACTTATGATCTGGTACGATTTTTTATTATTCAGTTTTTCTTTTAACACACGTCCTTTAAGTCCAAATTTCCACAGTGTAATGCATATTTTGCGCCCCAAAACTCACATGTACTCAGTTCAAAATAAAGATAGGTACAGTCTGTTTCATGATTAAAATATAGTCTGATCCTTTGTATTATAGAGGCACAAGACAGGGAATTCTAATAGCCTTCTTTCCTCTCTATTCATCCAACCCTATAAATTCATCCACCCCCTTATTTTGGTAATTATGACATTTTTCTGAAAAAACTTAAGTAagtaatgcttatttaaaaaacatacaacatagatgttctattttggttaaaaacatgtgaattttagattttgttagagaaaaaacaataattttgaaaatattcacttttaaacagtgtttttgtgtttattagtctataagatatattttttaatgattatatcaaaattacttcaaaagatttatgttttcctataaaaatgttgattgagcagattgataggaaagataCAGACAAATTAGTGGTTGCTAGGGTGTGcgttgtaaattattttgccatACTTTTGTTGGAAAGATATAAAATGTCTAATTAAATGTCTCACTTGTGGTGAAATTCTTTTCATTCAGTAGAAAAAGTCAATTTCACTCTTAAGTGCATGAATATACAGTAAAAGAGGCTACAAAGAATTATTTTCTtgctacattttaataataagatGTATCATACTATTTGAATAATTTACTGCAACGGAATGTCTAAAGTTAAATTGCATACATTATATTCTATGTAATCATATTTCAGGTGTATTCACCAGCATAAATGCCACATGGCCTGGAAGTACTCATGATGCTCATGTTTTCAGAACCTCAGTACTATCTGATTATTTGGGTGCCCATCATCATGGTAAGCGCATATTCTAAAatggattgattttttttttaatgctattACATTTATTGTTCTGCATGTTCCTGTTtctcatttataaatgtatacttataaaaggttattcgccgtggcgtaatggatgtccgcctagcgaactGGATGTcatgggttcgaaccccactgggaacgttcctttgatctcccccaaaaattatatacatttagaagAGGATCATTCTgtaattgttgtttaattgttctGTTCAAAGGTTTGGAGGATGGAATTGTGTTAGGGGACATATTTAAAAAGATTATTGACAAAGGGctctcatttttgaaaaaaaaatgtggttaTTGAATAACATTTTAAACTTGCTTTTAACGGCCATAAAGCAAGTTTAAAATGTTattcaataaacacatgtttagctacactggccagaggccagcggggcttatgtcatggtccagtgtccgtcatgcgtgcgtgcgtctgtgcgtgcgttaactttttctttaaacatctcctaaactacaagttcaattctgataaaacttctcacaaatgttcctggggtgaaactctttcaaatttgtttaaattatgcccctggggtcaaatttgaccccgccccgggggtcacaaaattgaaaatttgcttatataaggcctattttatgaaaactttcaaaatcttctcgtccataaccattgggcctagggctatcaaatttggtatgtagagacatctaatagttctctaccaaatttcttaaaattatgcccctggggtcaaatttgaccctgccccgggggtcacaaaattgaacatatgcttatataaagcctattttgtgcaaattttaaaaatcttcttgtccataaccgtagggcctagggctaccaaattcggtatgtagtgacatctaatagttctctacttagtttgttcaaattatggccctggggtcaaattggaccctgccccgggggtcacaaaaatgaacatacgcttatatatccgcggcccgcgaaatctctccgcattttacactggtagattctgccaaagcatttttaaaacgagcgatataattggctgtcgtttacCAATCTTCCAATAAAAATCAGTTTCTTAAAATGGTATTTCCTATGCAAATGGCGCctttgtgaagcgaaaattaggATTATTGAAATTACAAATAGCAATcaaattaacgactgacatcatatagtttgataggaatagtgaaatgtgtttgtcaacgaaaaagactatattatagatacaagaaacacatattttgtttagaaatgtgcaaaGTGAGTTTGTGTCtcggaaaccagtgtttctgtttgcaaattggagatTTAAGTCTACTCACGaattaaaacaatttagaagaggatcttttcgaacatggaaatagacaaacatgatttgatttatatgatagtggatctgtgtataatcagattcatatgcatattctgcttaatTATGTAGAGTGCACGTTTTCtgctttattatgctccccaaaaatttatttttgggggagcatatagtcgccgcttcgtctgtccgtacATCTGTCCGtccttgcacaatttttgtccaggctatttcttagcaactaatgaccggaattcaatgaaactttattgggagcttcactaccaagaggagatgtgcatattttcagcggattctggtcggatgatttttcacagagttatggccctttgaaattttcaattaacgttacatatagtgcaattcttgttcgcgctatttctcagcaacttatgaccggaattcaatgaaactttatgggaagcttcactaccaagagaacatgtgcatattatcacccggttctggtcggataatttttcacagagttatggccctttgaaattttccattaactgtacatatagtgcaattcttgtcctggctatttctcagcaactaatgaccggaattcaatgaaactttatgggaagcttcactaccaaaaagagatgtgcatattctcagctggttctggtcggatgattttgtacagagttatggccctttgaaattttccattaactgtacatatagtgcaattcttgtccgggctatttctcagcaactaatgaccagaattcaatgaaactttatgggaagcttcactaccaagaggagatgtgcatattatcagccggttctcattggatgatttttcacagagttatggcccgttgAAATTTTCCATTCAATTAGTGCAATTCtcgtccgagctatttctcagcaactaattacgggaattcaatgaaactttatgggaagcttcactaccaacaggagatatgcatattatcagcaggttatggtcggatgatttttcacagagttatgaccctttgaaattttctataaactgtagtacagttactgtacatatagtgcaatttttgtccgggctatttctccgcaactactgactggaattctatgaagctttatgggaagcttaactaccttgaagagatgcacatgttatttgtgggttctggttagatgatttttttagagagttatggccctttgaaatgtttaagttgctaaaccattcatcgtattattttgtccaaagttatgcccctcaagacgtttccttttatctaaatatatattgcaatattgtgacaaaaaaaaactttggggagcatcacccgtctcgaacggtttcttgttatatttgtcatgctgttcagttaattgaaatagcattgaactaaagatgtgaaatgcaagatattgaaaggtaaacaagttaattatattaatttaactcatttTAATACATCAAtgacacaagaagaacactcaagtgtgtttgtttatatttagtccattaaccttgtttgtatataacatttttagcttacctattttttgaaaaaaaaaaagagctattgtcatcacggcgtccggttaagttttgcgtttatgtccacttttctcataaagtatcaatgctattgcattcaacctcggtacacttacttactatcatgaggggactgggctggcaaagtaagataactctggcgtgcattttgacagaattatttgccatttttagctcatctattttttgaaaaaaaaatatgagctattgtcatcccCTTGGCGttggtgtcggcgtccggttaagttttgcgtttaggtacacttttctcataaagtatcaatgctattgcattcaaacttggtacacttactaactatcattaggggactagGCATGGAAAgtaagataattctggcttgcattttgacagaattatgtgccctttttatacttagaaaattgaaaattttggttaagttttgtgtttaggtccattttattccttaagtatcaaaactattgcttttatacttgcaacacttactaactatcataagggaactgtgcaggcaaagttatgtaactctgactggcattttgaatgctttcatacttgcaacacttactatcgtaaggggactgtgcaggcaaagttatgtaactctgactggcattttgacggaattatgtgccctttttatacttagaaaattgaaaatttggttaagttttgtgtttaggtccacttttttcctaaagtatcaaagccattgctttcatacttgcaacccttactaactatcataaggggactgtgcaggcaaagttatgtaactctgacttgcattttgacagaattatgtgcccttttatacttagaaaattgaaaatttggttacattttgtgtttaggtccacttttttcctaaagtatcaaagccattgctttcatacttggaacacccacaaactatcataaggggacagtaaaggacaagttgcataactctggttgtcatttttacggaattatggcccttttttgacttagtaactttgaatatatggtgacattttgtgtttagatccactttacttctgaagtatcaaggctggtgcttttaaactttaaatactttcatgctatcatgagggtactgtacctggcaagttaaattttaccttgacctttgaatgaccttgactctcaaggtcaaattaataaattttgctaaaattgccataacttctttatttatgattagattcgattgatactttgacaaaacaactcttacctgacataaccCCCCGCCCCGaatccccctcaatcccccccattattattttttaattaaagatcatctattaattgaccaccacaccctcacactataccccccatccccaccccaaaaaataattttaatgccCCCCGGTAGgggggcatatagcagttgaactgtccgtaagtgtcagtcagtctgtctgtccgtccgaaaaaaactttaacattggccttaactttttcactttttaagatagcaacttgatatttggcatgcatgtgtatctcatggagctgcacattttgagtggtgaaaggtcaaggtcatccttcaaggtcaaatgtcaaatttatggtgtctgtccgtccgaaaactttaacattggccataactttttcaatattgaagatagcaacttgatatttggcatgcatgtgtatctcatggagctgaacattttgagtggtgaaaggtgaaggtgaaggtcatccttcaaggtcaaatgtcaaatatat encodes:
- the LOC127856344 gene encoding putative nuclease HARBI1; its protein translation is MADFDIPNARRPRQFRRIDRFTETDDPEEIRRRFRFTPDSIDRIERLIGHGLERPTGRNQPLTPRQQILITLRFFASGNFLQLIGDTFGVDIATVSRVVTRVTDELCDLKDQTIKFPTTDRHKSIIKQNFFKIDGFPSVIAAIDGTHVRIIAPHEHEEQYVNRKHYHSVNVQATCDHRGVFTSINATWPGSTHDAHVFRTSVLSDYLGAHHHAIGNDGSGGNGGGGCDGGGGVLGGGSRGVAAVGRGQQTGSVSTHFRLLHFR